Below is a genomic region from Terriglobales bacterium.
GAGGGCGAGCATCCCGGCACCTTCCCGGAGACGGAGCCGGCGGCGGGCGTGGGCCTGTTGTGCTCGCACGGCGAGGGCATCCGCATGACACCGCTGCAACTGGGCGCGTTCATGGCCGCCATCGCCAACGGCGGCACGCTTTACTATCTGCAGCACCCCACCACGACGGAAGAACTAACGTCCTTCCAGCCCCGCATCAAGCGCGAATTGAACATTGGGTCGCTGATCCCGGAGGTTTCCGAGGGCATGGTGGGCGCGGTGGAGTACGGCAGCGCGCGCAGCTTGCGCTACAACTTCTGGGAAGAGACGGTGGCGGGCAAGACCGGCACCTGTTCGCACAACGGTACCCGCTTCGGGTGGTTCGCGTCGTGGACGCCGACCGAGCGCGGACCCCTGGTGACGGTGGTGTTCCTGCAGGGCGGACGGCCGACGTTCGGTCCGCGCGCCGCGGAAATCACCGGCCGCTTCTACCGCAACCTTTACGATCGTAACTACTTCGCCGGTCGCGCGACCGCGCAAACGCAGGGAGCCTCCGAGGAAACCGGCGGCAGCGGCACGTCGCACTAGCGCGCTTCGCGCAGACCTCCTTCAACCGGAGCCATTGAGCAGCCGGGGGGTTCTCTCACCGACAGGTCCGGTACGGGTTATAATGCGGGTCGTCCTTGGGTTCCCATCCCCAATCCCTCACCGAGGATTTCCACAATGAACCTTTCACGGATTCTCCTTCTCCTGCTCCTGATTAGCCCAACAGTGGGCCTAGGCGAAAACCCACGAGTGTTCGTTACCGATAGCAAGAGCTGGGAAGTTTCCGGCGGGTTCGCCGGCACCAGCGAAGGCTTCGCCGGCGGTACGAGCGGCGGTGCCCGCCCACAGACTGCGGAAATCATCAAGACTTTTGGGGAAAAATGCTCTGGGGTGACCATCAACAACCGTCCAGACCGCGCCGACTATGTGGTTCTACTGGACCACGAAGGTGGTAAGGGCTGGATTCGGAAGGACAACAAGGTCGCAGTGTTTAACCGCGATGGAGATTCGATTGTCAGCAAGTCCACTCGTTCCCTGGGTGGATCCGTAGAAACTGCATGCGAAGCGATTCTGAGGGAGTGGTCCAGCGGCGGCGCTGAGCGTGCAGCCGCGGCCGCGCGAGAACAGACCACCGCCAAGGCCGCTTCTCCGGCGCCGGCACCCGCTGCTTCGCCCGCCAAAGTCGACGTATCCTCGGAACCAAGCGGAGCCGATATAGAGGTGGACGGAGCCTTTGCGGGCAGCACACCTTCGACGTTGGAGCTGGCGCAGGGGGAACACGTGATCGCGGTGAAGAAATCCGGATACAAGCCATGGGAGCGCAAGGTCAAGATTACCGGCGGAAGTATTCGACTGAGCGCGGATCTCGAAAAGATCCCATAACACCCACCTTATCCCAGTTGCTGATCCCAGTTTCCTGGCAGAACGCTTACTACGGTTTGCGCTCGTCCAGTTCGACCTTGCCGTCGCGGATGTGGATCACGCGGTGGGCGTGCTCGGCGATATCGTGCTCGTGAGTGACGAGAATGATGGTGTTGCCCTGTTTGTGCAGGCGGTCGAACAGCGCCATGATCTCGGCGCCGGTCTGCGAGTCCAGGTTGCCGGTGGGCTCGTCGGCCAGGATGATGGAGGGAGAGTTCACCAGAGCGCGAGCGACGGCCACCCGCTGGCGCTGGCCGCCGGAAAGCTCGTTGGGCTTGTGGTGCATGCGGTCGGCAAGGTCCACCGCAGCCAGCGCGCCCTCGGCTTTCTGGATGCGCTCGGCGGCGGGCGTGCCGTTGTAGATGAGCGGCAGCTCGACGTTGTGCAGCGCAGTGGCCCGAGCCAGCAGGTTGAAGGTCTGGAAGACGAAGCCGATCTCCTTGTTGCGGATGCGGGCCAGTTCGTCGTCATCGAGTTCGCTGACCAGTTGTCCGTTGAGCCAGTACTGGCCCTTGCTGGGGGTGTCCAGGCAACCGATCAGGTTCATGAGGGTGGACTTGCCGGAACCCGAGGGGCCCATGATGGCGACGTACTCGCCGCGGTCAATACGCATGTCGACGCCGCGCAGAGCATGCACTTCCTCGGCGCCCATGTCGTAGGTCTTCCACAGGGCGTGGGTGAAGATCATGCAGTTGGGCGGCGGTGCGGGGATTGCGGCCTCGACCACGCTTGCGACTTGCGTTGCCATAGATTTCTCCTCGCTCATGACGCTTCCCACAGCCGGGCGGCCGTCGGGTCCCTTCGTATTCCTACCGTATTCCGGATTAGACGGCGGAAACCCGGCTTTGTCTCACGATTCCTGGTCCTCTTTCTTGCGCTCCGACGGTTTTTCCACCTTGACTCCGGCGCCGTTACGCAGCGAACGCAGCACACGGTAGCTGCCGGTCACGATGTCTTCGCCGTCCTTGAGCCCGCTGGTGACCTCGATCTCGGTCACGCCGGTGATGCCGGTTTCCACCGGCACAAATACGGCCTTGTGATCGCGGATGACAAACACACCCTGAATATCTTCCTTCTTCTTGTCCGCCGGGGCCGGGGCCGCCGCCTGGGCAGATCCCTTGTCGCCTTTCGGCTCCAGGTCCGACTTTTGGCGGATGGTAAGTGCCTGGATGGGGATGGTCAGGACGCCCTGGCGAGTGGCGGTGGTGACCTTGGCGGTGGCCGACAAGCCGGGGCGCAGGTTGGCTGGCGGATCCTGCAAGGTGACCACAACCTTGAAGTCCTTGGCCTCCTGACTGCTGGTGGTGGTCTGCGAGGTGGCCAGGCCGGTGGAACGCACCACGGCGATGTTGCCGATCTCGGTCACCTTGCCCTGGAAGGTCTTGCCGGGAATGGCGTCGATGGTGACCTCGGCGGGCTGATCCAGCTTGACGTTGACGATGTCGGTCTCATCCACCTTGACCTCGGCCGTGATGACCGAAAGATCAGAAAGCGTCATGAGAGTGCTGCCCGGCGAGTTCTGGATGCCGACGACCACGGTTTCGCCCTCACGCACCGGCAGGTTGGTGATGACGCCGTCAAAGGGCGCGGTGTAGAGAGTCTTACTGAGGACATCCGAGGCGCGGGTGAGAGTGGCGGCGGCCTGGCCGACACGACCGGCGGCTGACTCGCGCTGCGCGTGCGCCTGAGCGAGACGGGCCTGGGCTTGCGCCAGGCCGGCGTCGGCGGCTTCAAAGGCGGCCTTGCGGCTGTCATACTCGGCCTTGGAGATGAGCGCCGCCTGGTAGAGACCCTGGGCGCGGTCGTAGTCCAGCTTGGTGCGCTCCAGTTCGGCCTTGGCGCGATTGAGGTCGGCCTGGGCGGTGCGCATGGCGGCCTGGGCGGCCACCTCGTCGGTGCGCGAGGCCTCGAGCGAGGAGCGCATGGCGGCCACATCCGCGGAGGATTGGACGTTCTCCAACTGGGCCAGGAGCTGGCCCTGCTGGACGCGGTCGCCCTCGCGCACGTGCAGCTTCACAATCTTGCCGAAGGCGTTGGCGCTGATGTTCACGTAGCGCTGAGGTTTGATCTCGCCCGAGGCGGTGACCACGGAAGCCAGATCGCGGCGCTCCACCTTGCCGGCCTGCACCTCTACCACGTTCTTGCGGCTCTGCCGCACGGTGAAGCCGACGATGGCCAGCACCGCCACAGCAGCGCCCGAAATGATCGCTATCTTCTTTTTCCGACTCATCGAATGCTCAGTGTCGCGACCGCGGCCCCGGCCCCGACAGGGCACAAGGCCACCTAGAAATAGTTACGAGAAAACCGCCGCAAAAGTTTCCCGCCCGAACAGGGCAGGATCGGCGGCGGCCGGATACTCCCCGGGGGCTAACTGAGATTATAGCGGGGCAGGCTTGCGGGCGCATCCGGGACGGACGGTCCCAGGCAACTTGCCGTGGTCCGGACGCTTCCTACAGGAAAAGCATCCAAATGACTGGTAGAGGTGTGCTTAGGGGCTGGGGCCGGGAGGATAGTAAGCCTTGATTTTGACCCTCAGTGCACCTAGAATCTAAGAGCCCAGAGGAGTCGTCTCCCGAATGGCCGTGGACCGATTTAGAGCCCTCCCTGTTGTCCTGCTTCTTGCCCTATGGAGTGTTGCCGGTGCGCCCGTGTTGGGGCAGGAAAACACCCCCGAGAACAAGGATGCGAAAGCGTCGACCTCCGGCAAGAACTCGACGGAACAAGAAGCCGACCCCCTGAAGCGTCCCCTCAGCGAAAAGCAGCGCAAGGAACAGGAAAAGAGCTTGCGCAAGGAGCTCGGCAAGACCTACAAGCGTTGGCTCGACGAAGACGTGCGCTGGATCATCATGGACGAGGAGATGCAAGCCTTCAAGCAGTTCTCCAACGATGAGGAGCGCGACTCATTCATTGAGCAGTTCTGGCTGCGCCGCGACCCCAC
It encodes:
- a CDS encoding ABC transporter ATP-binding protein: MATQVASVVEAAIPAPPPNCMIFTHALWKTYDMGAEEVHALRGVDMRIDRGEYVAIMGPSGSGKSTLMNLIGCLDTPSKGQYWLNGQLVSELDDDELARIRNKEIGFVFQTFNLLARATALHNVELPLIYNGTPAAERIQKAEGALAAVDLADRMHHKPNELSGGQRQRVAVARALVNSPSIILADEPTGNLDSQTGAEIMALFDRLHKQGNTIILVTHEHDIAEHAHRVIHIRDGKVELDERKP
- a CDS encoding efflux RND transporter periplasmic adaptor subunit — encoded protein: MSRKKKIAIISGAAVAVLAIVGFTVRQSRKNVVEVQAGKVERRDLASVVTASGEIKPQRYVNISANAFGKIVKLHVREGDRVQQGQLLAQLENVQSSADVAAMRSSLEASRTDEVAAQAAMRTAQADLNRAKAELERTKLDYDRAQGLYQAALISKAEYDSRKAAFEAADAGLAQAQARLAQAHAQRESAAGRVGQAAATLTRASDVLSKTLYTAPFDGVITNLPVREGETVVVGIQNSPGSTLMTLSDLSVITAEVKVDETDIVNVKLDQPAEVTIDAIPGKTFQGKVTEIGNIAVVRSTGLATSQTTTSSQEAKDFKVVVTLQDPPANLRPGLSATAKVTTATRQGVLTIPIQALTIRQKSDLEPKGDKGSAQAAAPAPADKKKEDIQGVFVIRDHKAVFVPVETGITGVTEIEVTSGLKDGEDIVTGSYRVLRSLRNGAGVKVEKPSERKKEDQES
- a CDS encoding PEGA domain-containing protein, with the translated sequence MNLSRILLLLLLISPTVGLGENPRVFVTDSKSWEVSGGFAGTSEGFAGGTSGGARPQTAEIIKTFGEKCSGVTINNRPDRADYVVLLDHEGGKGWIRKDNKVAVFNRDGDSIVSKSTRSLGGSVETACEAILREWSSGGAERAAAAAREQTTAKAASPAPAPAASPAKVDVSSEPSGADIEVDGAFAGSTPSTLELAQGEHVIAVKKSGYKPWERKVKITGGSIRLSADLEKIP